A window from Plasmodium chabaudi chabaudi strain AS genome assembly, chromosome: 11 encodes these proteins:
- a CDS encoding DNA replication licensing factor MCM6, putative, with protein sequence MSSMFNENELSGIDAHSVFGNNNNNETEGYENKRKDYNDNSNMSINQRAEDEEDEEDDEEDEEPSHVQDENMAKVFEKFLKTFSEKKNNKLDPESDEDSDSVWRDNLNFDFPSELEIGSNAHYVQVLYTILQNSFSRNKVLVVDMKHVLMWEPTDRNRFDIGSQLYMYIKRHFLRILDIFEQKVQLLAESINPVKTKEVGKICLRFYNKKNPIHSLRSLRCEMLGEMISVRGQVTRTSDVRPELTLASFKCNECGNIINGVKQQFRYTQPSKCPSASCSNMHDWSLVLEQSYFVDWQKIRLQEIAQESPPGSMPRNMDVILRNDIVDSVHAGDRIIVTGCLIVVPDIPTLMKPGDIPRSVARQMLKKNENSLVSQGLTGIKGVGVQDLNHKLCIYACQIEKLNNSKKDNSFDEQTQVDINCEEILNCDDLKWLREIAMHPNTIDILAECIAPKIWGNIEIKKGALLMMTGGVQKITSNCKLRGDINMCIVGDPGTAKSEILKYVESFAPRAIFTSGKGSTAAGLTAAVHRDPDQGDTVLEAGALMYADQGICCIDEFDKMDEKDRVAIHEAMEQQTISITKAGIQATLNARASVLAACNPKYGRYDSLKTFAQNVNIPAPLLSRFDLFYTMLDTIDIDKDTNIANHLVSMHCGDEAERHLKANAGKLDNVKLEIYLELSKRVKPLLTDEAKYKLIHYYVSFRNIEYSPGAQRSMRMTVRQLESLIRLSEAVAKLKFSHFVDVKHVEIACSIFKASMKKISNEKEINLDEEPEKPSSGATYMGNENSTMNNGENQTDNTEIKKTTVIKASEYQYISAIIFEIIKEYEFNNNNECMTQDQLIESYLKDYAKAESTEHLDEWIYKLKKIINRLINQDMKLLSETNENDPENIILRIHPNYAGPSAEGVVSNKNTYGYNTFKNYQTDQNVPDDDVDFQEDIMDF encoded by the coding sequence atgtcgAGCATGTTCAATGAAAACGAGTTATCTGGGATTGACGCTCATAGTGTTTTTGGGAATAACAATAACAATGAAACAGAAggttatgaaaataaaagaaaagattATAATGACAATTCAAATATGAGTATTAATCAAAGGGCAGAAGACGAAGAAGATGAAGAAGATGATGAGGAAGATGAGGAACCATCGCATGTAcaagatgaaaatatggCTAAagtttttgaaaaatttttaaaaacattttctgaaaaaaaaaataataaattagatCCAGAAAGTGATGAAGATAGTGATAGTGTATGGAgagataatttaaattttgattttccAAGTGAATTAGAAATAGGAAGTAATGCTCATTATGTTCaagtattatatacaatattacaaaattcattttcaaGGAATAAAGTATTAGTAGTTGATATGAAGCATGTATTAATGTGGGAACCAACGGATAGGAATCGATTTGATATCGGTAgtcaattatatatgtacataaaaagacattttttaagaatCTTAGATATTTTTGAACAGAAGGTTCAATTATTAGCTGAAAGTATTAATCCTGTTAAAACTAAAGAAGTTGGTAAAATTTGTTTAcgattttataataaaaaaaatcccATCCATTCATTAAGAAGTTTGAGATGTGAAATGTTAGGAGAAATGATAAGTGTGAGAGGTCAAGTTACAAGAACATCTGACGTTAGACCTGAATTAACATTAGCATCTTTTAAATGTAATGAATGtggaaatattattaatggTGTTAAACAACAATTTCGATATACACAACCAAGTAAATGTCCATCAGCTAGTTGTAGTAATATGCATGATTGGTCATTAGTTTTAGAACAGTCTTATTTTGTCGATTGGCAAAAGATTAGATTACAAGAAATAGCACAAGAGAGTCCACCAGGATCTATGCCTAGAAACATGGATGTTATTTTACGAAATGATATTGTCGATAGTGTACATGCAGGTGATAGGATAATAGTAACTGGTTGTTTAATTGTTGTTCCTGATATTCCAACATTAATGAAACCTGGTGATATACCTAGAAGTGTAGCTAGACAAatgctaaaaaaaaatgaaaactcTTTAGTATCACAAGGATTAACAGGTATTAAAGGTGTTGGTGTACAAGATTTAAATCATAAGctttgtatatatgcatgtcaaatagaaaaattaaataattcaaaaaaagacAATTCATTTGATGAACAAACTCAAGTTGATATTAACTGtgaagaaatattaaattgtgATGATTTGAAATGGTTAAGAGAAATAGCTATGCATCCTAATACTATTGATATATTAGCTGAGTGCATTGCACCGAAAATATGGGGTAAtattgaaattaaaaaaggtgCACTACTTATGATGACAGGGGGTgtacaaaaaattacatcaaattgtaaattaagaggtgatataaatatgtgtataGTTGGTGATCCAGGTACTGCTAAAAGTgagatattaaaatatgtcgAAAGTTTTGCACCGAGAGCAATATTTACTTCAGGAAAAGGGTCGACTGCAGCAGGTTTAACAGCAGCAGTGCACCGAGATCCAGATCAAGGAGATACAGTATTAGAAGCAGGTGCATTAATGTATGCAGATCAAGGAATATGTTGTATTGATGAGTTTGATAAGATGGACGAAAAAGATCGAGTAGCAATTCATGAAGCAATGGAACAACAAACAATATCAATTACAAAAGCTGGTATTCAAGCAACATTAAATGCTAGAGCATCTGTTTTAGCTGCTTGTAATCCAAAATACGGACGATATGATTCACTTAAAACATTCGCCCAAAATGTGAATATACCTGCCCCATTATTATCGAGATtcgatttattttatactaTGTTAGATACTATAGATATAGATAAAGATACAAACATAGCAAACCATTTAGTATCTATGCATTGTGGTGATGAAGCAGAAAGACATTTAAAAGCTAATGCTGGTAAATTAGATAATGTAAAATTAGAAATTTATCTTGAGTTAAGTAAAAGAGTTAAACCATTACTTACTGATGaagcaaaatataaactaaTACATTATTATGTATCGTTCAGAAATATTGAATATTCACCAGGTGCTCAAAGATCAATGAGAATGACAGTTCGTCAATTAGAATCACTTATACGTTTAAGTGAAGCTGTtgcaaaattaaaattttctcATTTTGTAGATGTAAAACATGTTGAAATAGCTTGCTCGATTTTTAAAGCAtctatgaaaaaaatatcaaatgaaaaagaaattaattTAGATGAAGAACCCGAAAAACCAAGTAGTGGCGCAACATATATGGgtaatgaaaatagtaCTATGAACAATGGAGAAAATCAAACAGATAATacagaaattaaaaaaacaacagTTATTAAAGCAAGTGaatatcaatatatatctgcaattatttttgaaattattaaagaatacgaatttaataataataatgagtGTATGACACAAGATCAATTGATAGAATCTTATTTAAAAGACTATGCAAAAGCAGAATCTACAGAACACTTAGACGAATGgatatacaaattaaaaaaaattattaacagATTAATTAATCAAGATATGAAACTATTAAGtgaaacaaatgaaaatgatcccgaaaatattatacttaGAATCCATCCTAATTATGCAGGTCCATCAGCAGAAGGGGTtgtttcaaataaaaatacttatGGATATAACACCTTCAAAAATTATCAGACTGATCAAAATGTTCCAGACGATGATGTTGATTTCCAGGAAGATATAATGGacttttaa
- a CDS encoding metacaspase-1, putative produces the protein MSFEMAQIYVKVHELKFVNNSERNSHYVKIYWDDKKYKSQTKDGGHYIFNETFLIPITNINYQNDQIIYVEVWESNLLNKQCAYTIFTLNNIKTGQIIKENIALIEVLKKCTLELSINIVRNQKDILFFNIKESLPTYQDQQIRNAIWENEDEASIIKQLININKFNGITNLGDYKNSQIYNEIFKKPKENNYVYKSGEGMQNSYDPISTPEYTSHYIYKGADQNSSNYINKTNDILFPNHFNKSTYNDNIKNIYDTPNDTHYNNSSTYSNFDHNSMYSTKNNVPFSNPNDDKIFQYQQHFQYSRNYIPSPNSEKILYFSCGNKKKALLIGINYCGTSNELNGCINDATITKDLLIKKYNFYDSSMNILKLVDNQTNPNYRPTKRNILLALEWLVKDNNPGDIFFFFYSGHSYKKYDYACIEKDGYNQTIVPCDFKTEGEIIDNDLHKYLIQPLKDGTKLVSYIDCPNSDGILNLGYKYKLKKEKWKETYNPFHVVSDITQLSYSKFKDFSTEMNLLEHVLITNNIETLTYYHVLQSIHSYINMYNKKKKNKIILMSSQKFGIDRKFDFDHILKNSNSDLGQHKKIIKWKKNKKNSSKN, from the coding sequence atgtctTTTGAAATGGCCCAAATTTATGTTAAAGTACATGAATTGAAATTTGTAAACAATTCAGAAAGAAACTCAcattatgtaaaaatatactgggatgataaaaaatataaaagccAAACAAAAGATGGGGggcattatatatttaatgaaaCCTTTTTAATACcaattacaaatataaattatcaaaatgatcaaattatttatgtagAAGTATGGGAGAGTaacttattaaataaacaatgtgcctatacaattttcacattaaataatataaaaacagggcaaataataaaagaaaatatagcTTTAATTGaggttttaaaaaaatgtaccTTAGAATTATCAATTAATATAGTTAGAAATCAAAAagacatattattttttaatattaaagaatCATTACCCACATATCAAGACCAACAAATAAGAAATGCCATCTGGGAAAATGAAGATGAGGCATCAATCATAAAacaattaattaatataaataaatttaatggAATTACAAATTTAGGAgactataaaaatagtcagatttataatgaaatatttaaaaagccaaaggaaaataattatgtatataaaagtGGCGAAGGAATGCAAAACAGTTATGACCCCATCTCGACACCAGAATATACAAGtcactatatatataaaggtGCGGACCAAAATAGTtctaattatataaataaaacaaacgatattttatttcctaaTCATTTTAATAAGTCTACATacaatgataatataaaaaatatttatgacaCACCAAATGATACCCactataataatagtagcACTTATTCGAATTTTGATCATAATAGTATGTATagcacaaaaaataatgtaccTTTTTCAAATCctaatgatgataaaatcTTTCAGTATCAGCAGCATTTCCAGTACTCACGAAATTATATACCATCTCCAAACtcagaaaaaatattatacttttcttgtggaaataaaaaaaaagctttATTAATTGGAATAAATTATTGTGGTACATCAAATGAATTAAATGGATGTATCAATGATGCAACAATAACAAAGgatttgttaataaaaaaatataatttttatgattcttcgatgaatatattaaaactcGTAGATAATCAAACAAATCCAAATTATAGACcaacaaaaagaaatatattattagcaTTAGAATGGTTAGTTAAAGATAATAATCCTggtgatatatttttttttttttattcaggtcatagttataaaaaatatgattatgCATGTATTGAAAAAGATGGATATAATCAAACAATAGTACCTTGTGATTTTAAAACAGAAGGGGAAATAATTGATAACgatttacataaatatttaatacagCCATTAAAAGATGGAACTAAGTTAGTATCGTATATAGATTGTCCAAACTCCGATggaatattaaatttaggatataaatataaattaaaaaaagaaaaatggaAAGAAACATATAATCCATTTCATGTTGTTTCAGATATTACACAATTGAGttattcaaaatttaaagaTTTTTCAACAGAAATGAATCTACTAGAGCATGTACTaattacaaataatatcGAAACACTTACTTATTATCATGTACTTCAATCTATccattcatatataaatatgtataataaaaaaaaaaaaaataaaataattttaatgtcTTCACAAAAGTTTGGCATAGATAGAAAATTCGACTTTGATCATATTcttaaaaattcaaattcAGACCTGGGTCagcacaaaaaaataataaaatggaaaaaaaacaaaaaaaatagctcgaaaaattag
- a CDS encoding 60S ribosomal protein L7-2, putative produces the protein MNKGKQNKKAINNKIGNKKKKHVKFKRVKKVQFKGEKKILIKKSENSQNLKKTHKKRKFSTAYKKKEYEKKLQKQENEYVNLKNQLENEKFDDNIHCVFAMKNNIDCINPKSKEILQELNLQEKFKGVLLVNNKENMEKLFLVKPYVCYGYLKKYNCYNLLEKKLYLKDNNEIKRCDSNKIIEKLFSNEGINSFPLFCEYIFECKNNADNIMKEYIIPFDFSFLKNSTTFDFLQFKNDLVGFMKDEINDVLEKII, from the exons atgaataaggggaaacaaaataagaaagctataaataataaaattggaaataaaaaaaaaaaacatgtgAAATTTAAGAGAGTTAAGAAAGTACAATTTAAGggagagaaaaaaattttaataaaaaaatcagaAAATAGTCAAAATCTCAAAAAg acacacaaaaaaagaaagttCAGTACagcatacaaaaaaaaagaatatgaaaAGAAGTTACAAAAACAGgaaaatgaatatgtaaatttaaaaaaccaACTAGagaatgaaaaatttgatGATAACATACATTGTGTCTTTgcaatgaaaaataatatcgaTTGTATTAATCCAAAATCAAAAGAAATCCTCCAG GAATTAAATTTACAAGAGAAATTTAAAGGAGTGCTAttagtaaataataaagagaatatggaaaaattaTTCCTTGTAAAACCTTATGTATGTTATggatatttaaaaaaatataactgttataatttattagaaaaaaaattatatttaaaagataataaCGAAATAAAACGATGcgattcaaataaaataattgaaaaacTGTTTAGCAATGAAGGTATAAATTCATTTCCTCTATTttgtgaatatatttttgaatgtaaaaataatgcagacaatataatgaaagaatatattattccatttgatttttcatttttaaaaaattcgaCAACATTTGACTTTTTGCAATTCAAAAATGATCTTGTTGGTTTTATGAAggatgaaataaatgacGTCctagaaaaaattatttaa